The following coding sequences are from one Microtus pennsylvanicus isolate mMicPen1 chromosome 1, mMicPen1.hap1, whole genome shotgun sequence window:
- the U2af1l4 gene encoding splicing factor U2AF 26 kDa subunit isoform X2, with translation MIGACRHGDRCSRLHNKPTFSQTIVLLNLYRNPQNTAQTADGSHCHVSDVEVQEHYDNFFEEVFTELQEKYGEIEEMNVCDNLGDHLVGNVYVKFRREEDAERAVTELNNRWFNGQAVHAELSPVTDFRESCCRQYEMGECTRGGFCNFMHLRPISRNLRRQLYGRGPRHRSPPRSHTGHRPRERNRRRSPDHRHGRF, from the exons ATG ATTGGGGCCTGCCGGCACGGGGACCGGTGCTCCCGACTTCACAACAAACCGACATTCAGCCAG aCCATAGTGCTGCTCAACTTGTACCGAAATCCACAGAACACAGCCCAAACGGCAGACGGATCGCACT GTCACGTGAGCGACGTGGAGGTGCAAGAGCACTATGATAACTTCTTTGAG GAGGTGTTCACAGAACTGCAGGAGAAGTACGGAGAGATCGAAGAGATGAATGTGTGTGACAACCTTGGGGACCACCTCGTGGGCAATGTCTATGTTAAG TTCCGCCGGGAGGAGGATGCAGAGCGGGCTGTGACTGAACTCAATAACCGCTGGTTCAACGGGCAGGCTGTGCACGCGGAGCTGTCCCCTGTCACTGACTTTAGAGAGTCGTGCTGCCGGCAGTACGAGATGGG gGAATGTACCCGAGGTGGCTTCTGCAACTTCATGCACCTACGACCCATATCCCGGAACCTGCGCCGGCAGCTCTATGGGCGAGGACCCAGGCATAG gtcacccccaagatcccatacAGGCCACCGTCCCCGAGAAAGGAACCGGCGCCGTTCCCCAGATCACCGGCATGGTCGCTTCTGA
- the U2af1l4 gene encoding splicing factor U2AF 26 kDa subunit isoform X1 encodes MAEYLASIFGTEKDKVNCSFYFKIGACRHGDRCSRLHNKPTFSQTIVLLNLYRNPQNTAQTADGSHCHVSDVEVQEHYDNFFEEVFTELQEKYGEIEEMNVCDNLGDHLVGNVYVKFRREEDAERAVTELNNRWFNGQAVHAELSPVTDFRESCCRQYEMGECTRGGFCNFMHLRPISRNLRRQLYGRGPRHRSPPRSHTGHRPRERNRRRSPDHRHGRF; translated from the exons ATGGCTGAATATTTAGCTTCGATATTCGGGACTGAGAAGGACAA GGTTAACTGCTCTTTTTACTTTAAGATTGGGGCCTGCCGGCACGGGGACCGGTGCTCCCGACTTCACAACAAACCGACATTCAGCCAG aCCATAGTGCTGCTCAACTTGTACCGAAATCCACAGAACACAGCCCAAACGGCAGACGGATCGCACT GTCACGTGAGCGACGTGGAGGTGCAAGAGCACTATGATAACTTCTTTGAG GAGGTGTTCACAGAACTGCAGGAGAAGTACGGAGAGATCGAAGAGATGAATGTGTGTGACAACCTTGGGGACCACCTCGTGGGCAATGTCTATGTTAAG TTCCGCCGGGAGGAGGATGCAGAGCGGGCTGTGACTGAACTCAATAACCGCTGGTTCAACGGGCAGGCTGTGCACGCGGAGCTGTCCCCTGTCACTGACTTTAGAGAGTCGTGCTGCCGGCAGTACGAGATGGG gGAATGTACCCGAGGTGGCTTCTGCAACTTCATGCACCTACGACCCATATCCCGGAACCTGCGCCGGCAGCTCTATGGGCGAGGACCCAGGCATAG gtcacccccaagatcccatacAGGCCACCGTCCCCGAGAAAGGAACCGGCGCCGTTCCCCAGATCACCGGCATGGTCGCTTCTGA
- the Igflr1 gene encoding IGF-like family receptor 1: MGPRCIFWTATVAVLLLIRAASREVSWFCSRLEYWNPDNRCCRSCLQRFGPPACPDYEFTENCGLNDFGDTVAHPFRKCSPGYCNPNGTELCSPCSSGATTPARMESHSRTQKQCRKKPIPPKEVCPLTAGEAGLSVSLDQGQTTKNKVSKPGFAPPSVLTLFLVLLLLVVVLLFLFKRKACSRPCLSLASGGPSTSAHWCSPGTLEVLGSRNTGKTPPLQLSNWELQGLTSQPLSRLLDELEVLEELIMLLDPEPGPGGSMAYGTTRHLAARYGLPATWSTFAYSLRPNRSPLRALIEMVVAREPSATLGQLGIHLAQLGRADALQVLSKLG; the protein is encoded by the exons ATGGGGCCCAGATGTATATTCTGGACAGCCACAGTGGCCGTGCTGCTGCTGATTCGAGCTGCCTCGCGGGAAGTCTCTTGGTTCTGCAGCCGCCTTGAGTACTGGAACCCTGATAACAGGTGCTGCCGGAGCTGCCTGCAGCGCTTTGGGCCTCCTGCCTGTCCTG ACTACGAGTTTACAGAAAACTGCGGACTCAATGACTTCGGCGACACCGTAGCACATCCTTTCAGGAAGTGTTCTCCTGGGTATTGTAACCCCAATGGCACAGAGCTGTGTAGTCCCTGTAGCAGCGGAGCCACAACCCCCGCACGTATGGAGAGCCACAGTAGAACTCAGAAGCAGTGTAGAAAG AAGCCCATCCCTCCCAAGGAAGTCTGTCCTCTGACAGCTGGAGAAGCAGggctctctgtctccctggaTCAGGGACAGACAACCAAGAACAAGGTCTCCAAGCCCGGCTTTGCTCCACCCTCGGTGCTGACCCTCTTCCTGGTGCTCCTGCTCTTGGTAGTGGTCTTGCTCTTTTTGTTCAAGAGAAAAGCCTGCTCCCGTCCATGTCTCAGCTTGGCTTCTGGAGGCCCCAGCACCTCCGCACACTGGTGTTCTCCAGGCACCCTGGAGGTGTTGGGAAGTAGGAACACCGGCAAGACACCACCGCTGCAGCTCTCAAACTGGG AGCTTCAGGGCCTGACCTCACAGCCCCTGTCTCGCCTCCTGGACGAGCTGGAAGTTCTGGAGGAACTGATTATGCTGCTGGACCCTGAGCCTGGGCCTGGCGGGAGCATGGCTTATGGTACAACACGACACCTGGCTGCAAGATATGGGCTACCTGCCACCTGGTCTACCTTTGCCTACTCACTGCGGCCCAACCGCTCACCCCTGAGAGCCCTGATTGAGATGGTGGTGGCAAGAGAGCCATCTGCTACTCTGGGACAGCTTGGCATACACCTGGCCCAGCTAGGGCGGGCAGACGCACTGCAGGTGCTATCCAAGCTTGGCTGA